In one Arachis duranensis cultivar V14167 chromosome 9, aradu.V14167.gnm2.J7QH, whole genome shotgun sequence genomic region, the following are encoded:
- the LOC107464969 gene encoding uncharacterized protein LOC107464969, which yields MSSTATLIGSVSTTPHFSSSNTTTRTRFRTRTRTRTFSSTPQSLNHSFFRLTNAPSKRASSTPSHGFKRFSPVMEWQDCTVKTEVDVPVSVAYACYSDREAIPNWMPFISSVKILPDKPDLSRWSLNYKAFGRDIEFSWLARNMQPIPNQKIHWRSLEGLPNRGAVRFYPKGTSSCVIELTVSYEVPQLLAPVASALQPFLANLLERGLEQFARFAKSYT from the exons ATGTCTTCAACTGCGACTCTCATAGGTTCCGTTTCAACCACACCACACTTTTCATCTTCAAATACAACAACCAGAACAAGATTCAGAACCAGAACCAGAACCAGAACCTTCTCCTCTACACCTCAATCGTTGAACCACTCATTCTTCAGGCTCACCAACGCTCCTTCCAAGCGAGCTTCCTCTACTCCCTCCCATGGATTCAAGCGATTTTCCCCTGTCATGGAGTGGCAGGACTGCAC GGTTAAGACGGAGGTCGATGTGCCGGTCTCGGTCGCCTATGCTTGTTATTCGGATCGCGAAGCCATTCCTAATTGGATGCCCTTTATTTCCTCTGTTAAG ATATTGCCTGACAAACCTGACCTGTCAAGATGGTCGTTGAATTATAAGGCATTTGGTCGTGACATTGAATTCTCTTGGCTTGCTCGTAATATGCAG CCCATTCCAAATCAGAAAATCCACTGGCGATCGCTGGAAGGTCTTCCAAACAG AGGTGCTGTTCGATTCTATCCAAAGGGCACATCATCATGCGTAATTGAA CTTACGGTCTCGTATGAAGTCCCCCAACTTTTAGCTCCGGTGGCTTCG GCACTACAACCTTTTCTTGCAAATTTGCTTGAACGTGGTCTGGAACAATTTGCTAGGTTTGCAAAAAGCTACAcctga